The following coding sequences are from one Triticum dicoccoides isolate Atlit2015 ecotype Zavitan chromosome 4A, WEW_v2.0, whole genome shotgun sequence window:
- the LOC119287734 gene encoding cytochrome P450 76M5-like: MDIELWPIWATLAVASLLYFLASPTRRSGTGAGRIPPGPTPLPLVGNLLCLRRGNLHHTLARLARAHGPVMTLRLGLTTAVVVSSRDAAREAFTRHDRRLAARAVPDAARGLGFADRSMLWLPSSDPLWKSLRGIAAAHAFSPRALAAARGVRERKVRDMVSYFRGRAGREVDVGQAMYAGVLNLVSSALCSVDVVDMGAAESGQGVRELVEELVAVIAKPNISDLVPFLRRLDLQGWRRWSAMRIGKIFLILDGIIDCRMANTSTEEKLSHGDFLDSLLELFSTGKIARDGLTAILFDLFTAGSDTMALTVEWAMAELLRNPGVMAKVRAEIDDAVGGKESIDETDAAGLPYLQAVLKEAMRLHPVGPILLPHRAVEEGVEIGGYAVPEGSTVIFNAWAIMRDPAVWESPDEFVPERFLGMADADQAVDFRGKAFEFIPFGSGRRLCPGLPMAERVLPFILASLLHAFEWRLPDGVSAEELDVSERFTTANVMAVPLKAVPVVVTSLMNVTT; the protein is encoded by the coding sequence GCCTCCGCCGCGGCAACCTCCACCACACGCTCGCGCGCCTCGCGCGCGCCCACGGCCCCGTCATGACGCTCAGGCTCGGCCTCACCACCGCCGTGGTGGTGTCCTCGCGCGACGCGGCCCGGGAGGCGTTCACTCGGCACGACCGGCGCCTGGCCGCCCGCGCCGTCCCGGACGCTGCGCGCGGCCTCGGCTTCGCCGACCGGTCTATGTTGTGGCTGCCCAGCTCCGACCCGCTCTGGAAGAGTCTGCGCGGCATCGCGGCCGCCCACGCCTTCTCCCCGCGCGCCCTCGCCGCGGCGCGCGGCGTCAGGGAGCGCAAGGTGCGCGACATGGTGAGCTACTTCCGCGGCCGCGCCGGGAGGGAGGTGGACGTCGGCCAGGCCATGTACGCCGGCGTGCTCAACCTCGTGTCGAGCGCGCTCTGCTCCGTCGACGTGGTCGACATGGGCGCCGCCGAGTCAGGGCAGGGCGTGCGGGAGCTCGTCGAGGAACTCGTCGCGGTGATCGCCAAGCCCAACATCTCCGACCTCGTCCCTTTCCTTCGGCGTCTCGACTTGCAAGGGTGGCGTCGCTGGTCGGCGATGCGGATCGGGAAAATCTTCCTCATATTGGATGGCATAATCGACTGTCGTATGGCCAACACCTCCACGGAGGAGAAGCTTTCTCACGGTGACTTCCTGGACTCGCTCCTCGAGCTCTTCTCCACGGGCAAGATCGCCCGCGACGGCCTGACAGCCATCTTGTTCGACCTGTTCACGGCCGGGAGCGACACCATGGCCCTCACCGTCGAGTGGGCGATGGCCGAGCTGCTTCGGAACCCAGGCGTCATGGCCAAGGTCCGCGCGGAGATAGACGACGCTGTCGGCGGCAAGGAGAGCATCGACGAGACCGACGCGGCGGGCTTGCCGTACCTCCAAGCCGTGTTGAAGGAGGCCATGCGGCTGCACCCGGTGGGGCCGATACTGCTGCCCCACCGGGCCGTGGAGGAAGGCGTGGAGATCGGCGGCTACGCCGTGCCGGAGGGCTCGACAGTCATCTTCAACGCGTGGGCGATAATGCGCGACCCGGCGGTGTGGGAGAGTCCCGACGAGTTCGTGCCGGAGAGGTTCCTGGGCATGGCCGATGCAGACCAGGCGGTGGACTTCCGGGGCAAGGCGTTCGAGTTCATCCCGTTCGGGTCCGGCCGGAGGCTGTGCCCCGGCCTGCCGATGGCGGAGCGCGTCCTGCCGTTCATCCTAGCCTCGTTGCTGCACGCGTTCGAGTGGCGGCTGCCGGACGGCGTGTCGGCGGAGGAGCTGGACGTGAGCGAGAGGTTCACCACCGCCAACGTGATGGCTGTCCCACTCAAGGCCGTGCCCGTCGTGGTCACCTCATTAATGAACGTCACAACGTGA